In Vespula pensylvanica isolate Volc-1 chromosome 2, ASM1446617v1, whole genome shotgun sequence, the genomic window tcttttttgaataaaatattactcgctataaacgaaaaatacaGTTAGGATTACATTGAACAACTTTTTAGAATActttagaaatttaaatatgtttataaataataacaataattattttttatttatcactcCTCTAAGcgaatataatatcgaaacaCTTGACCTTtgctttttacaaaaaaattagctTTCGTCGTAAATTATTGTCATTCAGTATTTGCGATGATATTAGTAGACAAAAACCAATAAATAGTTACTTTTCGTCAGcggagatattaattattaattaagcgAAAACTGGCATTAAAATTGTGCGGTGTGTTGATGCAAAGCGTGCATAATAATACACAATGAAGACTTTGATTAAGTGAAGAGCAATTGCCCGAAATCGATAATGCCCttgttacaaatttttctgATATCGCccaaatctattaaaaatatttcattacttttaataGATGAAAGGATATGATTAGtctaaattctattattttttaaaatattaaagttcTAGAAACTTATTTTCAcagttttcgaaaaaattagAAGCAGAAGGagtaaagaattttctatattgtCAACCATGCAAGACAGTACCTTTCTTTAAAGGTGACGAACCGTAATAACAGTATAGTACAATCTCTGTGTCAGTTTTGAAGaactttttttgttcttatacCCACGAACACGGTATCATGTTTCTCATGAAGTCTCGCTTGGGTGGCTTCTTACACTCCTATGCCTTTAAGCTCTCTTAACGCTCTAGAGacatcatctttctctctctctctctctctctttctttttctctcttgctctctcaaAAACTTCCACGTGATGTTTCACGATATCACGTAACGCGTTGGCCTGCGAAATATTTGTTGCTATCTTTTACCATGCGTGAGTGTCCGTCTACCCTCCATTTTGTCCACCCCATCCATTTGTCAACTTTCAACTTACTTTTTGTCctcgatcaattttttattttattatccgtTATATTTCTGGCTACATtcaatcgtttctcttctcgattTACAATACAGCACCTTGCGATATGACTTACagataaaattttactaaaatattcttatggaaataacaattttaacgatctaaaattatcgttacgtgtataaatagatatgtaGGTTTAtagatctaaaaataaaaatttttctttttgccaaAGTGTTAAGAAAATCAAGAGGATTatctctttcaaaaaaatgTAACGAAGTTGAGATAATCGATGTTATTACCATTGTACAATatgattctttttcgaatattcgtgtgaaaaggaaagaaagagtgaagaTATTGCAGAAGGCTCACCTGCCGCACTCTTATGTTGTCCTGTCTAACATTGATCCCACGAAACACGATATCGttgcaatataaaaattcaaccaCACATTGCGGTATTTTCTCACGCATTCTAAAACGAATTCACTGACTGTATTCTTTGTCGTgaatgtaatgtaatataatagatttttgtATAAACTTAAAGTGAAGAGAGTCTTGTGTTACGAACGATCGTCActcgttttttttccaaaaataaatagatacgttcatatatatttattattctaattaattctatcgtttctcaataattttatacgatataactTGATGATagtataattcttcttttctcttacattttttttttctttccttgaaGTTATTTCATCCTTCATATTTTGCTAAGCTTTCGCTATCCTATAAATTAAGAGTCAAGAATATGAACGCTTCGAACGAGTGGTTTCAATCAATAACTTAGACTTATCAACTATGTCCTTGTCACGTAATCTTCAAAGGCTTAATAGTCCAAGCGTTTAATAATTTCGTGATATCGCAATcgcttcgttttctctcgtgGCATGTTTCgtatttaattcaataattaataaaccaAGAGTAACATAACGATTTTATTGTAACttacaatcgatcgattttttgaAATGACCATAGAGATCGtctaatacaattattattacaaaaagaatagaaatggAATTTTTGAATTCAGTTTGAAGTTCTGCGCGAATCCTgacattttctaaatttttgtGTACAAATTCGTTTTAAATGTAGCAACAAATTAgctgaataaaatataacaaaattttaaacatAATTCATATCGCAAAGACTTTTGTaaaacgttaaaatatttataatttcaaataaattgtcCGATTTGCTTCAACATGAAGTCCATTTTAATGTTAcagaaacattttaatattaaaatataataaaatttatctaatacataaaagtgaaataaagaaaacaagtatAGTTATTATTCAGAATTAATAACATAAACGTATGATGGTAATGTGTAAAATCATTACGATGATATCTTCTACAAgagaatttagaaaataaaagcagATAGGAATGCAAAAAGGCGAAACTTTTTCAGATGATGTGATGCCTTAACCGAATCAGACGCTAAAAGCAGTCTGCCTAACGttatttaattcgtattaGTTACAGAATGAACGTGACAACGGCAGCCCAAAGTGGTGTGAGTACCCTAGCCGAATTCGTAGGCCTCGAGGAAAACATAAGAATGGATAAAACTGGCAATATTATGGACCTTGACGTCTCACCGGTCACTCTGTCACCGGCTTGGTCCAGAGTCGCCCGACTTCTTTTGCTAGCTTCTCTTGCAGTTGGTGGAAGTGTCGGCAATGTCTTCATGATATCCGCAATAGTAGTCGAAGATCAGTTAAAAAAACGAGGTAAATCCATCTGCCTCCTAATCGTAAGATTATTCATTGATCTCAATTGATCTCTATCATTATAAAACTTATTCGTAATGAACCATTACCAAATGTTCCATTTTTAAGAGATTAAAGAGGAACTATACGCATTTAATGTTTTTTAGTGAATTCTGTGACGCATTAgtttgcttctctttttcatgttTTCATCAGctcaaaaaatttatcaacgtAACCTCTAGAAAAATCTCATAAGTGTcccttttaatattttcgtgGATCACGTTAGAGGCATAAATATTCTGGGCGTAGCTGATTTCACAGGAAAATTACGTTTTGAATATCATCGTTTTACTGGCAATAAACGTGCAAATAATATGCTCACCACTCTCACTACTACCTTTTCAGATAATTGTCTGTGTCCCCCCGATAAAATTGATCGttcttattactttatattattatatatttacattaatattatcataacatattaatttctttttttatcgaaaagaacAGCTAATCGAGGGGACTATAATTTACGTGaatgatgataaatatttacaaaaaaatataaaagtagatGTTTCTTCTAAAGCTATTAATATTCCTCTTTCGTCAATACGAAATAACCTcttttaagttttattttctttttaaagactTTAATTCATCaatttaagaaataacaaCAGATACAAAGCTACAGATCTGCATTGAACAGCTCGGCCCATGCAATGATACTCGAAGAATATCGATAGCCGACAGAAGAAAGCTCGTAATTGCAAAGGTTTCCGAAGGAATCAATTTCAATAGAAACTCATATATAGACTTAAGTTCTTGAAACcggattaatataaattaaccaAGATAGAAATCTTGGATTTGCCAATTTCATTAAGGAGTGTGCGATTGAAATCCCCTTTCTTCGAATGTATTCGATAAAACACAAGCAACCCTTTAATTTCATTAGATGTAAtgctattaattataaatatttatttaatttattttattcaattaaaagGATAATTGGTTGATTATGATTCTTGCTTTTATAATGAGGATTGTAAAGATCACATATATGATTTAGCACGTTCGTacgaaaatgttaaattaatgattaaacaTAAATTAACTCCATTATCAAAATGCGAATAGCACTTCATAGAAAGTCATATATTATAGCCTGGAATATCACGCCAGGATCATTttgagaatattaatttttccgtGAACCAAgaacaatgtatatatactctttctctcctttttgaTGAGAAGACGAGGTCACGAGTAGAACAAAGGTCATCAAACCGTTTCTGTTTCCTTTAACGACAttcaaagagaatttattGTCAACAGAGACCGATTCTGAACGAGATGGCAAATTTACTAAGAGAGCTAACGTTCAATTTACACTTTTAAATAAGACGTTCATTATatatccctttcttctttattttttgtctctttcatcTACCTCCGTTAATCGCGTTCTTTATCAAACGGTTTCAttcattatcaaatttattgagCCTGCAAAGTCTAGACAATTACATACTTGCTGCTACTCCCGCTGATTATCTATATTGCAAAAGGGAAATGCGATCTCTTTACACTTCGCTGTATCTTCAACATGGATAACTTCATTAAGGAGTGAAATTCGTTTCTACTTCAAAGTCGGATCCGTCGAGTTATATTATCGGCATTTTCCTCGCACCTGCGTTACTtcaacagaaagagatagaagagaaagaacacgTCAAAAGACATCTTACTAATTTATGAAACATTTATTACCGTTGCCACTTTTAACAAATGTAATAGTAGTAAATTAACTGCAGGAAAGATTTGtctttattaaaatgtttgtTACTTCAAAAATTCGTTaaacattaagaaaataaattttatttgcttcTGAGCTCCTCTAGGAacacgaataataatttttaaaaattctttcttacaGAAACTATTTTACTTGTTGCAAATAGATCTATTAGAATCTCAAATactaataaaatcaaaaaaagcaAGCCAATTTGAATTGCATATTTCAGGAAATGCGTTTCTAGTAAACGTTGCTTTAGCGGACCTCTTGGTGACCGGCCTTGTAATACCCGTGTCCGTTATCGTGATCCTGGCAGGGCACGAAGAATCTTTAAGCACTTGCCGCTTTGAATGGACTCTCGAAGCACTTTGCTTTCTGGTCACCGTACTAACTTTGACCACGATAGCAGCCGAGAATTACGCTCGCCTTTGTTTACCCCCTGAAAGGTAAGCACTAATGAAAATCACCGAACACAACCAAGTCTATCGGCTCAATTGATATCactacatacgtatgtgtacacacacacacacacattcaacTTCATTTTCCAGAACTGctacatattttttgtttctcgatTAACcctgaaaatttatttagtaatcttttaaaaatgcacgtattttgtttctcttgaaagaaataatattgtaagtCGTTGATAAGCGCTAAAaatggtatatgtatataaattaacgcttacattttttttaatttacattttattgtaGAATATTGTTTGTAGAATAGTAAATCAAACATGGTAGCATTAAATGTACATTTTCATCgttaatatactatattcaaaaacaaaaaggatcgCGTTACCATAGATACATAAAAGCAACATATAACTATAGAAGAACGAAACCACTCTATTGTATGCGTCGACTGTAGTAGAATGAGAGTCAACGTGGGAGGTCATAATATTAAATCCCATACTTTCCACTCTTGGAAGTGGAAGACCACTAACATCGTCGATGAGTCTTGAAAATTATACCATCATTGTTTACTATGCATATCATATGCTGTGTGCATGCAAACATACAATCAATTTtacgtattataatttcaaaaaatgaatctcgaaatttatttctgttttacaaacttttatattaagtATCATATATCCTTATACTCCTAACCTAAATATTACCTACGTATATCTATCAATATGATATGAAATAGAAAACTAAGCTCTCAAAGTTAACCCTTGAAAATCACTTCGCAGGTACAGCTTTCTAACGGCAAGCCGAGTGACAGCCACAATAATCGTCATTTGGCTGATCGCGGTGATCGCTGTGATTCTTCAATCATCTATCAACGTCGGACCAGATTTTTGCCTACGAAAATTTGGCGGTATAACGATAGAGCAAGTAGTGGGTGTTACGATATTGGTCGGTTTACCTGCTGTAACAACTACTTTGCTGTATGCGATGCTCGTCTTGTGCGTACGCCGAGCAACAAGGGGATCTTACAAACCACCTATCGCCTTTTCTTGGGACTACGAGCTAACTAAAGCAAATATCTATAGCTGCCTGATGTTTATGATATTTTGGTTGCCATTCGGCACTGCCGTATGCGTAAATTCGTTTCGACCGATGAGTGCTCACGTTCTCTATGGCCTAGCCTGGTTCGCCTTTTCCAAGTCTTGCTTCAATAATCTTCTCTACTGTGTGGCCGATCGACACTTCCGCAGCGCTTACGTGAAGCTCTTTCATTACTGCTGCTGCAAGACGACCGTGAACTTTTCTAGAAGAACGCGCGCCGATGCCGCCAGGAATTCTAGCGACGTGCGTTTAAGGGTTCACATTATCCATTCTTACGCGAGTCCGGCTTCCTGTAGACCTACCGTGGCCAGACCGAACGGACGTGAAGTCTACGAGCTCTAAAACGGCTTCCTATTAACGCTCGCTACTTCCTCTCTTTTGTGTGCTCTACTTCCCACTCCTCCCTACACACGCTGCTTACGTTATGAGAACATCTAACTCGAGcattcgtttttccttttctttctcttgaaatCAACTGTGGAGAAAATGAATTCGTCCATAAGAATAGTTACGGAACAGACTTCCAAACGTTCTCTATTTTCAGTCAAGTATATATGAAGGTTTATTGCACTTGAGCGCTCTTGCGCGCACACGATACACGTGACTGACTTCCAATTTGCCGACTGACTTCCAAATGCCAACGCGATGCTCCGATTTCTAtccatttaaaatttatcttccttttgtctttcttccgTTATTCTATCTTGACACGAGGGTGTAGTACgcacaaaatgaaaaaattatgacATTGATGAGTCCATATCAAATCTAGATTTCGAACGGACCGTCATCACcgatatgaatatgtataaagtataataGTTCGTCTTTtttgaaaacgaaagagagaaagagagacacacgAATTTACGATGGATTTCTAAGGAAACAGATGTTTCGAGAAACTCACACATGCCTTGTCTATTTCCGTCTGCGTTTCCGTTAACAAAGAAATACACTCTTTTCAAATTGTTTTGCTGACGTAGACACAGTTATATTGGTGAATATATCATCAAGACTAATctcataaaaaatgaaatacgtaTCGATGaatgtttatacattttttctaacCATATTATAAACCTGCTTACAAATCAGTGAAGAAGAGTCGCATTCGGAGCAgtctataataaaagaaaagaaaactaattcaaaaatagatatagagTTTTCTCATTGAGAGCTATCCGAACCTTCGTGACTCCGTCCGTTTTCGTTGGTCGTCCATGGTCGATTAAAGGAATTCGAAATtatgagttttttttttttcatgacaAAGCCGTCTCTTGCTTACGCCTCGTTACgcagaaaaaattgaaatttcgaaACAAGATTGTTTCAGAAATATAGAATTTCCTAAGCGTAACATTGATCtaaaacgttctttttctcatcattAAAtacaaagatttttatattttaaaatgacgATATTGAATTTTCGATTAGGGAATTTTAGATTTCattagaacgagaaaaaaacaagatcgTTGAATCATGATaacatttttgttctctttttctctctctctctctctcttacttcgtTCTGTTGTCCTTCATGTCTCCCTTTGGATGAAATCTCCTACGTTTAGATGGCTTTGTAAGAGAGAGTTAGAAATTGACGGAGAATGCATCTGGTTTATATCAAAGTGGAAAACGATTATCTAATACACTCAAGGTGAACCAAAAGTAATTTAGGACTATGTATATTAGGTTTAAAACGTGCAACACGTATCTTCGAGTttcgagaatgaaataaagtcgtcgatcgatcgttatgtCTGAAATTGTGGCGGCGCTACCTGTCGAGGTAGTgaagggaaaagaggaaagcaCTCGCAAAGGGCATTCGTAAGCTTTAAAGGGGCTGTACTTCCTTGCTAGCGTTCAATGTAGGTTAATcgccatttttattaattaattatatcggtTATTCTTTGATGACTtaca contains:
- the LOC122626859 gene encoding histamine H2 receptor-like isoform X1, whose product is MTYSYRMNVTTAAQSGVSTLAEFVGLEENIRMDKTGNIMDLDVSPVTLSPAWSRVARLLLLASLAVGGSVGNVFMISAIVVEDQLKKRGNAFLVNVALADLLVTGLVIPVSVIVILAGHEESLSTCRFEWTLEALCFLVTVLTLTTIAAENYARLCLPPERYSFLTASRVTATIIVIWLIAVIAVILQSSINVGPDFCLRKFGGITIEQVVGVTILVGLPAVTTTLLYAMLVLCVRRATRGSYKPPIAFSWDYELTKANIYSCLMFMIFWLPFGTAVCVNSFRPMSAHVLYGLAWFAFSKSCFNNLLYCVADRHFRSAYVKLFHYCCCKTTVNFSRRTRADAARNSSDVRLRVHIIHSYASPASCRPTVARPNGREVYEL
- the LOC122626859 gene encoding histamine H2 receptor-like isoform X2, encoding MNVTTAAQSGVSTLAEFVGLEENIRMDKTGNIMDLDVSPVTLSPAWSRVARLLLLASLAVGGSVGNVFMISAIVVEDQLKKRGNAFLVNVALADLLVTGLVIPVSVIVILAGHEESLSTCRFEWTLEALCFLVTVLTLTTIAAENYARLCLPPERYSFLTASRVTATIIVIWLIAVIAVILQSSINVGPDFCLRKFGGITIEQVVGVTILVGLPAVTTTLLYAMLVLCVRRATRGSYKPPIAFSWDYELTKANIYSCLMFMIFWLPFGTAVCVNSFRPMSAHVLYGLAWFAFSKSCFNNLLYCVADRHFRSAYVKLFHYCCCKTTVNFSRRTRADAARNSSDVRLRVHIIHSYASPASCRPTVARPNGREVYEL